In Rhinatrema bivittatum chromosome 1, aRhiBiv1.1, whole genome shotgun sequence, a single genomic region encodes these proteins:
- the LOC115079696 gene encoding zinc finger protein 501-like: MNEICKQEPPEQLQHQFRLKTKEEHEESTVKQSAPAPRCWGAHAKDKVYIHSIATPASHHQGVHAKDEPYKPDISTPASHHQGVHAKDEPYKPDISTPVSQHQGVHIKDEPHIHSIFTPASQHWGMHIKDEPYIPDVCTLTSQQQGVCLEDEHYVPSISSPASRYQGANAEDEPYIPSISSPAPQHQGMQAEDESYIPSISSPASQHPGVHTEDNPYICNACGKSFNSYSHFIQHRETHKADKPYKCTKCEKSFGYNAHLIQHQRIHTGQRPFQCMACEKCFRQISSLIKHQRTHTGEKPYKCTECERSFIQKFNLIEHLRTHTSERLYKCTDCEKRFSQRAGLYQHQKTHARERPFQCAECDKSFNKSSSLNQHKRTHTGERPYKCTDCQKSFRQKGNLIEHMRTHTGEKPYKCAVCEKCFSQTSHLIKHRRIHTGEKPYPCAECGKAFIEKSKLTAHQKTHSGKRK, translated from the exons ATGAACGAGATCTGTAAACAGGAGCCTCCAGAACAGCTTCAGCACCAGTTCAGGCTTAAAACAAAAGAGGAGCATGAGGAAAGCACTGTGAAACAGTCTGCTCCTGCCCCTCGCTGCTGGGGAGCGCACGCAAAAGACAAGGTCTACATTCACAGTATCGCCACTCCTGCCTCTCATCACCAGGGAGTGCACGCAAAG GATGAGCCCTACAAACCTGATATCTCCACTCCTGCCTCTCATCACCAGGGAGTGCACGCAAAGGATGAGCCCTACAAACCTGATATTTCCACTCCTGTGAGTCAGCACCAGGGAGTGCATATAAAAGACGAACCTCACATACACAGTATCTTCACTCCTGCCTCTCAGCACTGGGGAATGCACATAAAAGATGAGCCCTACATACCCGATGTCTGCACTCTTACCTCTCAGCAGCAGGGAGTATGTTTAGAAGACGAGCACTACGTACCCagcatctccagtcctgcctctCGGTATCAGGGGGCGAATGCAGAGGATGAGCCCTACATACCCAGCATCTCCAGTCCTGCTCCTCAGCATCAGGGAATGCAAGCGGAAGACGAGTCCTACATACCCagcatctccagtcctgcctctCAGCATCCGGGAGTACACACAGAAGACAATCCTTATATATGCAATGCATGTGGAAAAAGTTTCAATAGTTACTCGCACTTTATTCAGCACCGGGAAACGCATAAAGCTGATAAACCATATAAATGTACGAAGTGTGAAAAATCCTTTGGTTATAATGCACATCTTATTCAGCAccaaagaatccacacaggaCAGAGACCATTTCAGTGTATGGCATGTGAGAAATGCTTTCGGCAAATCTCAAGTCTTATTAAGCACCAAAGAACTCATACTGGAGAGAAACCCTacaaatgtactgaatgtgagaGAAGTTTTATTCAGAAGTTCAATTTGATTGAACACTTGCGAACTCACACGTCAGAAAGGTTGTACAAATGTACAGACTGTGAAAAGAGGTTCAGTCAAAGAGCAGGGCTTTATCAGCACCAGAAAACTCATGCACGAGAGAGACCATTCCAGTGTGcggagtgtgataaaagcttcaataAAAGCTCCTCACTCAATCAGCACAAGAGAACCCATACAGGGGAGAGGCCCTATAAATGCACGGACTGCCAGAAAAGCTTCCGTCAGAAGGGAAATCTTATTGAACACATGAGAACGCACACAGGGGAGAAACCGTATAAATGTGCAGTGTGTGAGAAATGCTTCAGTCAGACCTCACATCTTATTAAACACAGGAGAATCCACACCGGAGAAAAACCATACCCATGTGCTGAATGTGGGAAGGCCTTCATTGAGAAGTCAAAGCTTACGGCACATCAGAAAACCCACTCAGGAAAGCGGAAATGA